The Pongo abelii isolate AG06213 chromosome 11, NHGRI_mPonAbe1-v2.0_pri, whole genome shotgun sequence genome includes a window with the following:
- the LOC100454269 gene encoding coiled-coil domain-containing protein 167-like, with the protein MTKKKRENLGVALEIIGLEEKLSQCRRDLEAVNSRLHSRELSPEARRSLEKEKNSLMNKASNYEKELKFLRQENRKNMLLSVAIFFLLTLIYAYWTM; encoded by the coding sequence ATGACTAAAAAAAAGCGGGAGAATCTGGGCGTCGCTCTAGAGATCATTGGGCTAGAGGAGAAGCTGTCCCAGTGTCGGAGAGACCTGGAGGCCGTGAACTCCAGGCTCCACAGCCGGGAGCTGAGCCCAGAGGCCAGGAGgtccctggagaaggagaaaaacagcctaatgaacaaagcttccaacTATGAGAAGGAACTGAAGTTTCTTCGGCAAGAGAACCGGAAGAACATGCTGCTCTCTGTGGCCATCTTTTTCCTCCTGACGCTCATCTATGCCTACTGGACCATGTGA